The Phycisphaerae bacterium genome contains the following window.
GCTGAAGGTCGACAGCGAGTACTACGGCCGGGTGTGGGCCAGGGCCGGGCTGATGGTGAGACAGCTCGAGAAGAAGCGCGACCCGGACGGCATACTGCCCAAGGAACTGGCCGGGGCGTCCAACCTGCTGCAGCGGATCATCACCGAGTACGTGTGGCAACAACCCGACGACCACGTCGAGGGCCACCTGACCTTCTGCCAGCAGCGGCTGGGCATCACGACGGCTACGGCCACCGTCCGCATCCTCGGCTCGGGGGCCGCCGACTGGGACGGCTACGAGGGCTCCTACCGCCCCGGCCGGCGCGAGCGATCGTCAGTGTTCATGCCGCCAAATACCATGGTCGACTTCGGCACCGACGCGATGCGCAGGCTGCGCCGCTGGGGCTACTCGGCCGAGAACGTCGAGCACCTCTTCATCAGCCACGAGCACGCCGATCATTTCGACCCCGCGAGTATCGCCGAGCTGGCCGCCAACCGAAGGGATGCCGGGCTCAGCCCGCTGGTTGTGCATGGCAGCAAGATCGTCTGCGACCGCCTCAGAGATCACCTGTCCAAGAGCGGCAGGAGTGACATGGCCGTCCTCGACGAAATGCAGGCGGGAGGTCAGACGCGAGCCGGCGAGCTACAGGTGAAAGCGGTGCGAGCAGCGCATGCAACCAGCGATGACCCGCTGTGCTTCATCTTGAAACGGCGAGGCGCCACTGTTTACTACGGTACCGACAGTGGCTATCCGAAAGCCGAGGCCTTCGCGGCCCTGGCAGCCGAGCGATTCGACGTGTTCGCTATCGACACGACCTTCGCATCGAGTGACGACGGCCGCGAGCACGGTGATGTGGGCGACCTTGTGCGGCTCGTCGACAGACTCCGGGCCGCCGGCGCAATCGATACCTGGACCACCGTCCTGGCCATTCATCAGTCGCGCCGCGAGGGGCCGACGACGATCCCCGACATGCCCGTCTTCACGCAAAGAGCCGGCTTTGCCTGCAGTTACGACGGCATGCCAATTCCCATCGCGTTCTGCGTGACGAGCCAACCGGCCAAGTAGGCTGCAGAAAGCCCGTCTCACCGGCCGCCGGCTTGTCGGTCTTCTTGTCCGAAGATCCGTTCGTCTGATAGTCTGTCCGTCCACCGGATGAGATGGATCAGGCTCTTCCTGAGCCTGGGTTGTCGATTCTTGTCGCTTGAACGAGCGCATCTTCGCACGGAGCTCCGCATGACGACAAACGATGAAAACGCGAAACCAACGACGATCACCGGCGATCACAAGGTAGGCCATGTCGTGGACTGGTACCCGGCCACGATCGACGTGCTCAAAAACCACGGCTTCACCCAGATCACCAACCCGGTCATGCGCCGCACCGTCGCACGCCATGTCTCGATCGCCCAGGCAGCCGAGATGAAGGGCGTCAATCTGGAACCGCTTCTGGCAGATCTCAACGCAGTGATTGGGAAGGGTACCAGCGGCCGGTAAAGCTCTCGTTGCGGGAGAGTCTCGCCCACCGCAACCAACCCGTCCGCGCTCACAAGAACCCGCCGGACCCGAGCCAGTGACTTACGTCCCAGGCCTATCGTACTGCAGCAACCGCCGCTCGCC
Protein-coding sequences here:
- a CDS encoding DUF1858 domain-containing protein encodes the protein MTTNDENAKPTTITGDHKVGHVVDWYPATIDVLKNHGFTQITNPVMRRTVARHVSIAQAAEMKGVNLEPLLADLNAVIGKGTSGR
- a CDS encoding MBL fold metallo-hydrolase; translated protein: MQHFGSAGRTLVVLTFLGTCGAAPTARTGEAGEAPVAVRTRANAWVRMAVPEPGESPPVIVDVIDPWGHIVWTGATRTDSIEFLARDWADGVYTVRFTPGGEKKLKVDSEYYGRVWARAGLMVRQLEKKRDPDGILPKELAGASNLLQRIITEYVWQQPDDHVEGHLTFCQQRLGITTATATVRILGSGAADWDGYEGSYRPGRRERSSVFMPPNTMVDFGTDAMRRLRRWGYSAENVEHLFISHEHADHFDPASIAELAANRRDAGLSPLVVHGSKIVCDRLRDHLSKSGRSDMAVLDEMQAGGQTRAGELQVKAVRAAHATSDDPLCFILKRRGATVYYGTDSGYPKAEAFAALAAERFDVFAIDTTFASSDDGREHGDVGDLVRLVDRLRAAGAIDTWTTVLAIHQSRREGPTTIPDMPVFTQRAGFACSYDGMPIPIAFCVTSQPAK